ATAACTCCACTTTACCAGATTAAATTGCGAGGGGCTTCCAAACTACACGATTCGGGCACTGATCAACTGACGGAAGAGTAGGAAGGGAACGTTTTTGAACACATGGCAATCCTGAGGTGATAAAAACCAACCGGCACCGCAGCACTGTCCCCGGCCAGGGCGCAGACAGCCTCTCATTGCTTTGCTGATTGTCTGCctggctttttttcctgctggccTCTTCCACTGCCGGGTATTCCTCGGCCACGGCCACCAAACACACCTACGGGGCAGAAAGGAAGAGCATGGATGGAGCAGCATCACCGTAAGCCCACAACATCTCCCAGCCACTCAGAGCTTTACAGTTATTTGTGCTTTACCCAAGCGCACGCTTACTTTCTAGTCTTAGAAGCAAACCCAGGACTTTTAGCTCTCTCCCTTGTCAGTTCCAGACCCTGTATTTACAAGGTGCATAAATTTATCCCCGCTTCGAGCAAGTTCAGTGATACCTCCCCGGTGTGCTGAGCCCTCTAGCTAGCTGTGCTATCACAGGAAATCGAAGTTAACTTCTGAAAAATGGAACCAAGGAAGCGATGTTTTAAACCCGCTGGGATGAGCGGGTTATACTGTGTCCCCCCGAGAGCTGTAAGGGCAAACCAAAAGCAACGAAGAGGGTGACTCGCTTTGAAGACCGCTCAGctacaaaatgggaaaaatacatCCCTCTGTCACCACCTCGCTGCTGGACAGAGCGATCCGCCGGCCCGGAGAAGGCACCGGGCACAGCGCGCTGCCAGCCAGGCAGCAGGATCCGGAGGCTGCGGTGAGACCCGCTGCAGACGTACGAGCGTCCTCGTACCCGAGAGCTGCGTCCATCTTTGTCGTGGGAGCAGCTGAGCCcacccccgccctcccctccctgctcagATTCACCCCAAACAGCTGTTCTAGGCAGTAATTTTTATCTTGGCATCGCGCAAGCGATAAAGGGACCGTGGATCCACCCTGCCCAGCCACCTTCTCACAAAAGGCAGAACCCAAAGGACACCCAGTCTGGGCACCAGGCAGAAAAGCTTCTCTAGAGCCCTCTGCTCTGGTTGCTTCATCGAGGAGACGTGCCTAAACCAGAGGCAAAAACCAAATTGCTCCTAACCCCGCAGTCTTTGGGATGCTCACAGGGCTCCGGCTGCTCCCAGAGCAAAGGCTGCTGTACTTCTGAATTTGGCAAGCCGAGAAGTCAAAGACGAAGGATTACCAGTGTCAGAAACAATAATCCTTTCAACTGTGTGCACAATTATAGCTTTACTTCTGCCTGCCGGCCTCTCAACAAAATTgtcctgcccttttttttttttttcccctcctcccttcatGTCTCAGTAATGAGAGCCAAACCTTTTAACTAATTAGCAAATGCCGAAGCTTCCCTTTAAAATATTCCATCAGCGAATTCAAGCTGCACATCAAAACAGCAGGGAACTCCACCTCAAAcagagctcagctctgctctccacAAGGTGGATATTtccacagcagagaaaatatttcagctaaaATGTTTGTCCAAACGACCATATCCAAAAAAGCTGTTATGCCAAGGGCTTTGGACactgaaagggaaggaggaaaaataaaggagcCTTCAGATTTGTAAAGGTCATTTTTGCAAGCTCGGAGCTTCCAGGAGGTAGCAAGGGAAGCAGAAATTAAAGGGGTTTTTCCTCCAGAAGTCCCCGAGAGTCGGAGACGCTGCACATGGCATGTCCCGGCGTGGCGTGATGGCCCCAGGTAGATCCCGGCCGTCCGACCAGGATTCCTCACGTAGTCAAAACGCGGGCAGCTCGTTAAGGCCGCTCCGCAGAGAGGCTTTGCCTGTCGGTGTCTCACTCCCCAGGGCTCTTTCTAAAACCCAAGATCTCCCAGGCCAAACCCAATTTGGCTGTAGCAAGCGAGCACACTCGGGATTTTAAGCTCCTACTGCAGGCTAAGGCTGTCCTGAGAGCAACCCCGGGGCCGAGCGAGGTGACCACAAAGTGAATCGCAAAGACGTGGCAGGAGGGGTCAGcaggaaaggagagaaatggCCCCTGGGCTTCCAGCAGGACACTTCGGGGAGAAAAGAGCAAATATATCCCCAAGTGCTCTGAGATCACCTAACCGTGTGAagtggggcagggaaggaagagttGTTTTGGTGACCTATTTCTTCATAAGTGGCAACCTCCCATTTTATCAGAAACATGAATTATTCATGTTGAGCAGGAAGGACACCAAccctcagatatttttaaaaaaataaaccaacaagtCAGGAGATCAAAAGCCCCATTATAATGGGAGAAAAGATGATGTTTTTCTCTCATTACCATGGTCAGAGCCCAGTCTATTTTCAAACAGAATAGCCATTTGTTTCCCTCCCAGACTTGCTAAGCTAACAGACACCAGTTCTGTAGGGCCACGCTCCCGAACTAGCCAGGAGGGGTAGAAACAGTCAAGTTCAGACTCTCTTAGGCTCCTGCCCAACCCCAGTAATGAGGGAGGCACATCCCTGGCACAAATCCGTTCTATTCTTTGGCAGAGGCTGCCTTACAGGCGAGGCAACACACTCGCTCAGCTAGATCTGGCACAGGAGCGGCTCCAGCTTCCCCCAGTCCTGGGATTAAAGCTGAGAAGCAAGAGCTGTTCCTTACACAAGAGGTGAAATTTAAAGGCAGGGATCCCGCTCACCCCTCTCCGAGCTGAAAAGCAAACAGGATCGTTACCTCGTCCAGCACCTCCAACACCACGGCCCTTCTGTTGCTTCTGCTGTTGCATCCCACCACGGCCTCTGCCCTTGGACACCACCTCTTCTTTCACCATGTCAATTATTTCATCGGGGATACGCAGGTATTTAATCGTGCTGCCACGAATGTAGCACTCTGGCATTCTCCAGAACTTGTCTCCATCCTATTGGGGAGCAACGTGTTAGGCTACGAACAAAACCTGGTGTTTTTGTATCACTTCTGAGGCATTTGAATATTTCTATCCCTTCTGGAGAGCGCGCCAGCTCCGCCaatcttttctgaaagcattaaTCTGCAACTAACTGCAAaaaagggtggtttttttcccctccaaaacacGTAGCCCTACAACCTGGGCGGAGGGCACTCAGCCACGAGCAACTGTAGTTTCAATCTGTTCCACAACTGCCTCCAACACTcgcagaaaataaaggaagaggcGGCTGAGGAAACAAGCACCTTCCCTTCTCATGTAAGAAGGGAATCGAAAGTGGGATCAGAGAGGCGAGGGGTGTTAGTTACACACAACAGCAACGAACAACCAACTCTGGCAAGAAAAACTCAGCTGCGGCAAAGGCGTCCGCACAGCTGGGTTTCTTCTCCAGCCGCTTCAGCTGGGAGTCACCTCGCTCCTTCGCTCCTCTGGGGTGTGGACGGAGCAGAGAGGCAGGTCTGGAGCCAGCTGGCTGCGGGGTGTGTGCCACCAGAGCACAGTAACTGCAGCTGTGGAAAATAAGGAGCTTACAGATTATATATCTATATTGAAAAAGTCTCCAGGTGGCCAGTTACGGAGCAGCCACCTCTAGATGTTGTTTGTTAGTTGTTTAATGCAGTTTCAGGGCTTTTCTAGGACGCAACCTATCAGGGCTTCACTTCCCGCATACCGAGGGCGGCTGTGGGAATAGGAATCGAGCGAAGCTGAACAACAACTCAGCTGCCCATGATGTAACTGGGAGGAGGGACGGGGACCCACCTCGCCCCGTTCCGCCACCACAGCCCCGGCTCGGCAGCGGCTCCGTCAGGGTTTGGCTGCAGATGGGATC
The Strix uralensis isolate ZFMK-TIS-50842 chromosome 27, bStrUra1, whole genome shotgun sequence DNA segment above includes these coding regions:
- the LSM4 gene encoding U6 snRNA-associated Sm-like protein LSm4, yielding MLPLSLLKTAQNHPMLVELKNGETYNGHLVSCDNWMNINLREVICTSRDGDKFWRMPECYIRGSTIKYLRIPDEIIDMVKEEVVSKGRGRGGMQQQKQQKGRGVGGAGRGVFGGRGRGIPGSGRGQQEKKPGRQSAKQ